The Phaeacidiphilus oryzae TH49 region CGCCGGACCGCCGGTCGGCTCGCCGGCGGCCTGCCGGGCCGTCCCGGGGAGGCTGAGGGCGTGCGGGACGTCGGGCACCCGCATGGCCGCGTACCGGTGCTCCGCGGGCGGGCTGACCTGGGTGGTGCGGGGCGCGAGTTGGGCGACGAACATGGTGCGGCCGTCGGCCGACTCCTGGGTCTGGATGTCCAGGCGGACCGGGATGTGCCGGCCGTCGCGGTGGAGCGCGGGCAGCGGGATCGAGCGACCCAGGAGCCGCGGCCGGCCGGTGAGCAGCAGGGAGGCGAACGCGGCCCGGTGCCGCCGGCGCAGGTGCTCGGGGATCACCACGGTCAGCGGGCGGCCGACGAGCTCCTCCGGCCGCCAGCCCAGCAGCTCCGCCGCGGGTTCGTTGACCGCGATGATCCGGTTCCAGTCGTCGGCGGCGATCATCGGGACCCGGCTCTCGTGGAGGGCCGCGTCCTCCCACGAGGACAGCTCGAGCGGCCGGGCCCCGGGCTCGCCGGTCACCAGCGTCCAGGCGGTCGGCGGGCCGCCCGCCAGCTGGTCGGCGAGCTGGTCGAGCAGCCAGCGGCGCAGCGCCCGGATCTGCGGCAGGGCGGGGAGGGTGAGGAGGGACGCGTGCTGGGCGGCGGCCTCGGCCCGTTCCAGCACCCGGTGGAGGGTGCGGACCTGGACCGCGGCCTCCACGGGGAAGGTCACCATCAGGGAGAGGGTGTCCGGGGGGCGGGGCTCCCCCTCCAGTGCGGTGGTCATGCAGGCGCCGACCATGTTGCTGGTGTCGTGGGCGACGGCGACCTCCTCCGGGCCCACACCGAGCCGCTCGCCGACCGACGGGGCCAGGGTGAGCTCACGGATCAGGGCCTCCCAGTGCTGCTGCGTCGCGACGTACAGCGCGTAGGGCAGGTCGATCAGCGCCACCGTGGCCGTGTCGCCCCGGCAGGACTCGGTGGTCCAGGCGGAGGGCGGCGGCCTGACGGACGCCTCGGGGCGCCTCATCTCGCACCACACCGTCTTGCGGTCGCCGTCGGCCTCCACACCGTGGCGAAAGGCCAGCTCCTCCACCACGGCCAGCCCCCATTCGGTGGAGGAGTACGGGTGGCGCGCCAGCGGCGGGACCACCGGCCGGTCCGGGCGGTGGTCGGCGACTCGCACCCGCACCGCGTCCCCGTCGGCCTGGACCTCCACCTCCAGCTCCGTGCGGGCGTGCAGCGCTCCGTTCGTCACCAGCTCGCTGACCAGCAGCTCCGCGTCGGCCACCGTCTCGGGATCGGCGTCGCCGAGCACCGACCGCACGAAGCGCCGCGCCAGCCGGACGCTCTCCGGCTGCGGCGGAAACCGCCGGTACCGCGCCCCCGACGCCCTGGAACCGACCATGACGGGCGTATATACCCTGGCCGTCCTTCAAAACGGGCCGGATCACGGGCGCCGGGCGTGCCGGCGGTGCACCGCCGGGCAGCCGGGGCCCTCGGGGTGCTGGGCCGGGAAAGCCGGCGCCGGGTTCGTCCGGCGGGGCTTCCTGGTCGCCGCCGGAGCGACCGCGGCCGCCGTCCACCCGGACCTCGACCCGTGCGATGTCACGGTGGAGCCGGCCGGCGGCTCACCGCGGTGGCCACCGACCCCGTACTGCTGCTCCCGGTGGGCACCTGACGCCCCGTCGGACTCGTCAGGCAGGCGCCGCGAAGGTCGGTCGCGGCAGGCCGAAGGCTGTTTATCCTCTTCGGCATGAGCGATGCCGAGCCCGTTCGCAGGAGATCCGCACAGCCGCCGGCCGACCGTCGGGCCGAAGCCGGGCTCAGGGCCGCCCACGCCGACCGGGAGGCCGTCGCCGAGCGGCTGCGGGAGGCCGCCGGGGACGGGCGGCTGACCATGGAGGAGTTCGAGGAACGGCTGGAGCGCGCGCTCACCGCGAAGACCTACGGCGAGCTCGAACCGCTGGTCGCGGACCTCCCGGAGACCGCGACCGCACCGCGCCGGCCGGAGGACCGGCCGCTGGTCCTCCGCACCGGGGCCAGCAACCTGCGGCAGGACGGCTACTGGCGGGTGCCCTCGCGCATCGACGCCACGGTGGGCATGGGCAACATCCGGATCGACTTCACCCGCGCCGACTGCCCGCACCGCGAGGTCGTCCTCAAGGTGAAGGTGGGGATGGGCAACATCGTGGTCCTGGTGCCGCGCGGCTGGGAGGTCCGCAGCGAGGGGACGGTGACCGGGATGGGCAATGTGGTCAACCGGGTGCGCGAGCGGCCCGATCCCGGTGCCCCGGTACTGCGGCTGACCGGCCGGGTGCTGATGGGCAATGTGAAGGTGCGGCATCCCAGCCGCTTCGAGGTCTGGTGGCAGCGCCACGGTTGACCCCGCGGCTGAACCGGCCGGGCCGACCGGCCCCTCCCCGCCGTGAGCCGTTCGCGGTGGAATGGCAGAGGGAGGGAACGGAGGCCTGCCATGGCCTGGTTCTTGGTCGTGCTGGCCGGTCTGTTCGAGACCGGCTTCGCCGTGCTGCTCAAGCAGAGCAACAGCTTCTCCCGGCCGTGGCCCACCGCCGGCTTCGCGGCCTGCGCGCTGATCAGCTTCGGGTTGCTGACCCTCGCCCTGCGGCATCTGGAGGTCGGTCCGGCGTACGCCGCCTGGACGGGCATCGGGGCGGCCGGGGCCGCGCTGGTCGGCATCTGGCTGCTGGCGGAGTCCGCCTCGCCGGTCAAGCTCCTCGCGATCGCCCTCATCCTGACCGGGGTCGTCCTCCTCTATCTCGGGGGCGTCACGCCGTGAGCGGACCGACCGGCCGGGCGTCGGCTCGGCTGTCCGGCTGCCATGCTGCTCGGCGGGTATTGCCCGGAGATCGCTCCGATGTTAGAAAGTGCCGGTGACCAGGATCCCCGAACCGCACTGGCAGACCGGGCTGTAGCCGGCCCGCTTCCCGCTGAGGGAAGCGCGTGCGCCGTTCCCCGTCCGTACCGCCTCGCCGTGCGTCAGATCCCGGAGATCACCGATGTCCCCGTCCTCCCCCCATGCCCAGCCCGCCCGGCCCTCCCGGCCCTCCCGCGCCTCCTACGACGCGGTGATCGTGGGCGGTGGCCACAACGGCCTGGTGGCCGCCGCGTACCTGGCCCGCGCCGGGCGCAGTGTCCTGGTCCTGGAGCGGCAGGACCACACCGGCGGCGCGGCCGTCTCGGCCCAGGCCTTCGCGGGGCTGGACGCCCGGCTCTCCCGCTACTCGTACCTGGTCAGCCTGCTGCCGGACACCATCGTCGAGGATCTCGGCCTGCGGTTCCGTACGCAGCGGCGCCGGATCGCCTCGTACACCCCCGCCGTGGTGGACGGCCGGGCGACCGGCCTGCTGGTGGGCGCCGACGAGGCGGGCACCCGTCGGTCCTTCCGCGAACTCACCGGCTCGGACCGGGAGTTCGACGCCTGGCAGCGCTTCTACGGGATGATCCAGCGGGTCGCCGCCCGGATCGCCCCCACCCTCACCGGACCGCTGCCGGGGCGGGCCGAGCTGGAGCGGATCGTCGACGACCGGGAGGCCTGGGAGGCGCTCTTCCAGCGACCGCTCGGCGAGGCCGTCGAGGCGCGCTTCTCGCACGACCTGGTGCGGGGCGTGGTCCTGACCGATGCGCTGATCGGCACCTTCACCCACGCCCACGACGAGTCGCTGCGGCAGAACCGCTGCTTCCTCTACCACGTGATCGGCAACGGCACCGGGGAGTGGAACGTCCCGGTCGGCGGGATGGGCGCGCTCACCGGCGCGCTGGCCGAGGCCGCGCGGGCGGCGGGCGCCGAGATCCTGGTGGGCCACGAGGTGGCGGGGATCGCCACCGACGGCGCCGCCGCCGAGGTGCGCTACCGCGCTCAGGACGGTGACGAGCGGGTGGTGGGCGCGGCCTCGGTGCTGGCGAACGTCGCCCCGAGCACCCTCGCCCGGCTGCTGGGCGAGGAGCCGCACCCGGACCGGCCGGCTCCGGAGGGGGCGCAGCTGAAGGTCAACATGCTGCTGCGCCGCCTGCCGCGCCTGCGCGACCGGGCGGTCGACCCCCGGGACGCCTTCGCCGGCACCTTCCATATCGCCGAGTCCTACCAGCAGTTGGAGGCCGCCTACCGGGAGGCAGCGGCGGGCCGGATCCCGGGGACGGCGCCGTCCGAGATCTACTGCCATTCGCTCACCGATCCGTCGATCCTCGGACCGGACCTGGTGGCGAAGGGGTACCACACCCTCACCCTCTTCGGACTGCACATGCCCGCCCGGCTCTTCGCGGGCCGGGAGGGACGGGAGGCCGACTCGGCGCGCGAGGAGGCGCTGCGCGCCGCCCTGGCCCCGCTGGACGCCTGCCTGGAGGAGCCGATCGCGGACTGCCTGGCGCTGGACGCCGACGGCCGCCCCTGCATCGAGGCGAAGACCCCGCTGGACCTGGAGGCCGCTCTCGGCCTGCCCGCCGGCCACATCTTCCACCGCGACCTCTCCTTTCCCTACGGCGGCGAGGGGAGTGGCCGCTGGGGTGTGGAGACCGCCCACCCGAACGTCCTGCTGTGCGGCGCGGGCGCGATCCGGGGCGGCGGGGTGAGCGGCATCCCCGGCCACAACGCGGCCATGGCACTCCTCGGCCGCTGAGCGGGCGAGCGTACGGCGTACGGCGCGGGGGGCAGGGCGGGCGGCGCGCGGGCCGCGGTGATTCGAACGGGTGACCCTGCGGCGTGGGGAGCTGCGCGCAGGGGCGCCGGGTCGCTTCGATGACGGGGAGCCGTTCCTTCGCCGTCCCGGAGCATCCGATGCAGCGTCAACTCCGTCCCCGCCCTCGCCTCCGCCCCCGCACCGCCCTGGCGGCGGCCGGCCTGGCCCTGACCGCCTGGATCGTTCTGGCCGCGCAGGCCGCTCCATCGCACGCGGCCGCGCTGTGCGGGTTCGTGCGCACCTCGCACGCGGCGTACTGGGAGAACTGCACCGGCGGCCCGCAGCATGTGCTCCAGCAGCGCTCCGACGGCAGCCGGTCTCCCGAGTGCGACGCCGCCGGGGAGACCTGGCTGGGACCCGCCGACGCCGTGTCCGACGCCTCGACGACCGGGCCCTGCGCGCCCGGCGAGCCGGTCTCCGGCGGGGGCCCTCTGGACTCCTTCGAACAGGGCTGAGCCCCGGCTGCCAGACTGACGCCATGTCAGGAATCGACTTCACCAGCGTCTCCCCCGTCGTCCCCGTTCGGGACCTCGACGCCGCCCTGGACCGGTACCGGCGGCTGGGCTTCGCGGCCAACGCCTACCAGGGCCCGGAGCGCTACGGCTTCGTCGAGCGGGACGCGGTCGCGCTCCACCTCACCGAATGGGCGGAGCACGACCCGCTCCGCACCGGCTCGGTGGTCTACCTCTATGTGACCGACGCGGACGCCGTGTACGCCGAGTGGACCGCCGCCGGCGTCGACGGGCGTTTCTCCGCACCCGCCGACACCCCCTACGGCCTGCGGGAGTTCGCCTACGTCGACACCGACGGCACGGCCCATCGGGTCGGTTCGCCCGCACCCGCCTGAGCCGGCCCGGGGCGGCTGCTCCTAGCCGGTCTCGGCGGACAGGCCCCGGGTCGCGTCCCTGGCCGACTCGAGGGCCTCGGCCATCATCTGGGCCAGGGCGCTGGCCTCGCCCAGGGCGTGGCTGGAGGTGACGACCAACTCGGTGGGGTGCCCCTCTGCGGCCGTCAACTGGCCGGCCTGGTCGAAGGAGAGCAGGAAGGCGTTCACCAGGTGGAGGGCGTGCGGCAGGCGCTGGGCCATCTCCGTCAGCGAGCACAGCACCGCGTAGGCGTGCTCGGGCCGGGACCAGTCTCCGGTGCCGTCGATGGCCCGATAGCTCAGCCGCCGGATCGCCTCACTCGCGGCGTCCGCCGCCTCCTGCGGTTCGCGCACCGGCGGTCTCCTGACGTGTTCGTGGCTCAACCGTTTTGTATGTTCCCGGATCTGTGGTCCAGTCCAACAGCGTCTCCGCAGATCATTGACGAGGTGTTGGCGGAAACTTTTAGAAGCTCGGTTTTCGCTGGCCGCCAGCACCCCGCCCGGCGCTCTAGGGTGTGGCGCATGCCAGCACGCGGGCCCTACCGGAAGGGCGAAGCCAAGCGAGCCGAAATCCTTCGAACAGCGCTTGAGGTGTTCGCCAACGAGGGCTACCCCGGCACCTCGCTGAGCAAGGTGGCCGCCCGCTGCAACCTGAGCCTGCCGGGCCTGCTCCACTACTTCGCCTCCAAGGAGGACCTCCTCACCGAGGTGCTCAGAGCCAGCGACCGGGCCGCGCTCGCCCGCTTCCCCGACCACTGGATCACCGAGCACGCGGTCGAGGCGATGCGCGCCGACGGCGGTACGCCCGGCCTGGTCGCGCTGTTCCTCGCGATGGCCGCGAGCGCGGGCGACCCCGACCACCCCGCCCACTCCTTCTTCCCGCCGCGCTACGAGCGGCTGCGCGAGGCGGCCCGCCGCCATCTGCGGGCCGGCCAGGAGGCGGGCGAGGTCCGCTCCGACCTCTCGGCCGAGCAGTTGGCGACGCTGATGATCGCGGTGGCGGACGGCTCACAGCTGCAGTGGCTCGCCGACCCCTCCCTCGACAGGGGCGAGATCCTCGCCGCGTTCGTCCGCCTCGTCCGCCTCGACCGCCGCCCCGCCGACGAGAGCGCGGGGTGCGGGCCCTAGCGGGTGGTCAGCCGGCGTACCGGAGGATGGCCGCACAGCCGTCCTGGGCCACAGCGGCGGCGCCGTCAGCGGCGTCCGGCAGGAGTTCGCCGAAGGTGGCACCGGTGAGCACCGCGGCCCGCAGCAGGAGATCGGCGGCGGGCGCGGTGAAGGCGTCCTCGGCGTGCTCCCCCAGCGCCTCGCGGGCGGTGCCCACCATCCGCGGGTCCGCGAAGGTGCCCCACAGCAGCGGGTCCAGGTCGCGATCCGCGCTGAGCATCAGCGCGCTCACCCCGCCCCGCGCGAAGGCCTCGCAGACCTGGGTGATGCCCTGAACGGCCAGCCCCTGCCCGAGCGCCTGGCGGTACTCGTCCATCGCGCGCAGATGGCTCGCCCGGGACTCCTCGGCCAGCGCCCGGTCCACCGACGCCCGCAGCGAGGACTCGGCGTCGCCGCCGCCCCGCCCGCCGGCCACCTCCACCATCCGCACCGGGAGGGAGACCCGCTCGAAGGCGAGGCGGAGGACGCCCACGGCCTTGGGGTCGCCGCCGACGAGGACCAGTCGCGCGCCGACCTCCTCCGCCGCCTCGGCGATCTCGGCCGCGACACCGGCCGCGTTCTCGCTCCAGACGTTCTTGGCCCGGCGGTGGTAGGAGGCCATCGAGTTGCCCCCGGCCCGCACCCGGGTGAGATGCAGGGTGCTCCCGTCGTAGGTACGGCTGGTGGCCGGGTCGAAGGCGCCCGCCGGATAGGCGTCGATGTCCCCGCCCGCGCGGTCCAGCGCCACCACGACGTAGGGCTCCTGGTGGTCGAGGTCGAGGACGGTGTCCAGCGGGTCCGCCACCGCGCCGAGGGCGACCCGGCTGGCGGCCGGCGGGACGGAGAGGGTGAACGCGCCCAGCAGCCTGCCCTCGGCGGCGAACAGCGACTCGCCCTGCGGCCCCACCACGTGCGGGGAGCCGCCGACCGCCTCGTCGAGGACGGCCAGCGTCTCCGCGTCCACCCCCTTCTCCCCCAGGACACCGCGCAGCTCACGCCAGGTCACCTCCAGGCGCTTGTCGGCGTCCTGGTCCTCCCGACTGGTGTCCAGATGCACCGATGCCACCGTGGCCTCCCCGGCGTACAGCGGCCGCAGCAGGTCGAGTTCCATGGGTGCCTCCAGAGGCCTTCGGGGACTGGCCCGTCCACGTTAGGCAGGGGGACGGGCGAAGTGCCTCGCCCGGCTACTCCCCCGGGGCCGCTTCGGCCCTCATGTCCTTCGCCTCCGGGCGGCGGTGGCGCTGACGACGCCCGCGGCCGCGAGCACGGCGCCGGCCTCGGCGGCCAGGACGACCCAGGCGCCGGCGCCGGAGCCGGTGGCGGCCAGCGCGCCGGTGTGCGGCCGGGCCGCGGCTCCCGGGACGGCGACCTCCGCGGTGGACCGGGCCGCGGTGCCCGGGCGGGCACCGGGCGGAACGGTCCCGGTGGCCGTCGCGATGTTCTCGAAGCCGCCGCTCCGGATGTCCTCCGCGGTGACCGTGTAGACCGCAGTGCAGCTGACGGCCTCTCCTGGGGCCAGCCGCTCGGCACCGGCCGGGCAGGAGATCCCCGAGAGGGTGCCGGTACCGCCGAAGTGGAGCTCCTCCGGTCGGACGTCGGTGACCGTGACGTTGCCGGTGTTGGTGATGGTGAAGTGGTAGACCACCCGCTGCCCGGCCGCCGAGACCGTGGAAGGCTCCACGGTCTTGTCCAGCGCGAGCCGCCACAGCTGCGGGATCACCACCTGCGCCGAGGAGGGCCCGGACGCGGTGCCGGTGCCGTCCGGCGCGGTGCCGACCGCCTCGGCCGTGTTGTCGACGGCTCCGCGGTCGACGTCCGCCTGGGTCGCCGTGTACCGCGCCGTGCAGGTCAGGCTCTCCCCCGGGTCCAGGGTGCGGTGGGGGCAGTCGACGGTGGGCGGCGGACCGCCGGAGAAGGCGGTCTCCCGCACGGCCACCGAGTCCAGCGGTACGGCGCCGGTGTTGGTCACCCGGAAGGTGTACTCGACCTGCTCCCCGGCCGCCGTCAGCCGCGTCGGGCTCGCGCTCTTCGCCAGTTCCAGCGTGGCCGGCTCGGAGCCGGCCAGGGCCTCGGCGGAGGCGCTCGGCACCGGGGCGCCCTGCGGATCGGTCCCCTCGGCGGTGATCGTGTCATGGATGGTCCGCCGGTCCAGGTCGCCCTGCTGGACGCGGTAGGTCCCGGTGCAGGTGATCTCCGCGCCGGGGGCCAGCGCGGAGGTGTCGCCGACGC contains the following coding sequences:
- a CDS encoding bleomycin resistance protein; translation: MSGIDFTSVSPVVPVRDLDAALDRYRRLGFAANAYQGPERYGFVERDAVALHLTEWAEHDPLRTGSVVYLYVTDADAVYAEWTAAGVDGRFSAPADTPYGLREFAYVDTDGTAHRVGSPAPA
- a CDS encoding TetR/AcrR family transcriptional regulator — protein: MPARGPYRKGEAKRAEILRTALEVFANEGYPGTSLSKVAARCNLSLPGLLHYFASKEDLLTEVLRASDRAALARFPDHWITEHAVEAMRADGGTPGLVALFLAMAASAGDPDHPAHSFFPPRYERLREAARRHLRAGQEAGEVRSDLSAEQLATLMIAVADGSQLQWLADPSLDRGEILAAFVRLVRLDRRPADESAGCGP
- a CDS encoding DUF1707 SHOCT-like domain-containing protein produces the protein MSDAEPVRRRSAQPPADRRAEAGLRAAHADREAVAERLREAAGDGRLTMEEFEERLERALTAKTYGELEPLVADLPETATAPRRPEDRPLVLRTGASNLRQDGYWRVPSRIDATVGMGNIRIDFTRADCPHREVVLKVKVGMGNIVVLVPRGWEVRSEGTVTGMGNVVNRVRERPDPGAPVLRLTGRVLMGNVKVRHPSRFEVWWQRHG
- a CDS encoding SpoIIE family protein phosphatase, with the translated sequence MVGSRASGARYRRFPPQPESVRLARRFVRSVLGDADPETVADAELLVSELVTNGALHARTELEVEVQADGDAVRVRVADHRPDRPVVPPLARHPYSSTEWGLAVVEELAFRHGVEADGDRKTVWCEMRRPEASVRPPPSAWTTESCRGDTATVALIDLPYALYVATQQHWEALIRELTLAPSVGERLGVGPEEVAVAHDTSNMVGACMTTALEGEPRPPDTLSLMVTFPVEAAVQVRTLHRVLERAEAAAQHASLLTLPALPQIRALRRWLLDQLADQLAGGPPTAWTLVTGEPGARPLELSSWEDAALHESRVPMIAADDWNRIIAVNEPAAELLGWRPEELVGRPLTVVIPEHLRRRHRAAFASLLLTGRPRLLGRSIPLPALHRDGRHIPVRLDIQTQESADGRTMFVAQLAPRTTQVSPPAEHRYAAMRVPDVPHALSLPGTARQAAGEPTGGPAGGRAVERLPLLADTQSALNSAPNLEEGLRRACRILAQQLADWCVVDLLDEQGQVERVCVVHREPTALDPRAFTGALPPVSEGARGPLPRVLRGAGPLLCTDIPPPEVANSALNQRQLELFDRLGAHSAVLAPLRAGREVLGALTLARVSGEHPFTKQDLPLITELARGIALGVDHARLNTEVHNTAEQLQHVLLPDLPQPDHLRLVARYAPSSTTAKVGGDWYDAFVLPNGNTVLVIGDVSGHDLKAAVAMSTLRNMLRGIAVDRQEPPGEVLRRLDLASRTLSPDATATCVYCLIKGPEGGPWRLEHASAGHPPPLLITAEGKTRYLEDGAGLLIGMDPERRRATACDPLPAHATVLLYTDGLIERRGESLDRGLARLRAYAAELGGAPLDTLCDELIIRLGAESDDDIALLALRPSPPDRPGPP
- a CDS encoding baeRF2 domain-containing protein, coding for MELDLLRPLYAGEATVASVHLDTSREDQDADKRLEVTWRELRGVLGEKGVDAETLAVLDEAVGGSPHVVGPQGESLFAAEGRLLGAFTLSVPPAASRVALGAVADPLDTVLDLDHQEPYVVVALDRAGGDIDAYPAGAFDPATSRTYDGSTLHLTRVRAGGNSMASYHRRAKNVWSENAAGVAAEIAEAAEEVGARLVLVGGDPKAVGVLRLAFERVSLPVRMVEVAGGRGGGDAESSLRASVDRALAEESRASHLRAMDEYRQALGQGLAVQGITQVCEAFARGGVSALMLSADRDLDPLLWGTFADPRMVGTAREALGEHAEDAFTAPAADLLLRAAVLTGATFGELLPDAADGAAAVAQDGCAAILRYAG
- a CDS encoding DMT family transporter, with amino-acid sequence MAWFLVVLAGLFETGFAVLLKQSNSFSRPWPTAGFAACALISFGLLTLALRHLEVGPAYAAWTGIGAAGAALVGIWLLAESASPVKLLAIALILTGVVLLYLGGVTP
- a CDS encoding phytoene desaturase family protein, which gives rise to MSPSSPHAQPARPSRPSRASYDAVIVGGGHNGLVAAAYLARAGRSVLVLERQDHTGGAAVSAQAFAGLDARLSRYSYLVSLLPDTIVEDLGLRFRTQRRRIASYTPAVVDGRATGLLVGADEAGTRRSFRELTGSDREFDAWQRFYGMIQRVAARIAPTLTGPLPGRAELERIVDDREAWEALFQRPLGEAVEARFSHDLVRGVVLTDALIGTFTHAHDESLRQNRCFLYHVIGNGTGEWNVPVGGMGALTGALAEAARAAGAEILVGHEVAGIATDGAAAEVRYRAQDGDERVVGAASVLANVAPSTLARLLGEEPHPDRPAPEGAQLKVNMLLRRLPRLRDRAVDPRDAFAGTFHIAESYQQLEAAYREAAAGRIPGTAPSEIYCHSLTDPSILGPDLVAKGYHTLTLFGLHMPARLFAGREGREADSAREEALRAALAPLDACLEEPIADCLALDADGRPCIEAKTPLDLEAALGLPAGHIFHRDLSFPYGGEGSGRWGVETAHPNVLLCGAGAIRGGGVSGIPGHNAAMALLGR